The following proteins come from a genomic window of SAR202 cluster bacterium:
- a CDS encoding Hsp20/alpha crystallin family protein — translation MVMQRFDPISELRRMDDTINRLWRGRHTGELSDGGEAWAVPMDVYQEGDNIVVKASLPGVEPEKVQITLEDGIMTLKAETGQEQERQEGGYLMRERRSGSFYRALRLPDTVDTDRAETTYENGVLTVHLPKQESKKAKTLQINARGQRTSPNMTSGNSKGGESTR, via the coding sequence ATGGTGATGCAGCGATTCGATCCGATCTCCGAGCTCCGGCGGATGGACGACACGATCAACCGCCTCTGGCGAGGTCGGCATACCGGCGAATTGAGCGACGGTGGAGAGGCCTGGGCCGTGCCGATGGACGTATATCAGGAGGGCGACAACATCGTAGTGAAGGCTTCTCTCCCGGGCGTAGAGCCTGAGAAGGTGCAGATCACGCTTGAGGACGGCATTATGACCCTCAAGGCCGAGACTGGGCAGGAGCAGGAGAGGCAGGAGGGAGGGTACCTGATGCGGGAGCGCCGCAGCGGCTCGTTCTACCGCGCGCTCAGGCTCCCGGACACGGTGGACACCGACAGGGCGGAAACGACCTATGAGAACGGCGTCCTGACGGTCCACTTACCCAAGCAGGAGTCCAAGAAGGCCAAAACGCTGCAGATCAACGCCAGGGGGCAGCGCACCTCGCCGAATATGACGAGCGGCAATTCCAAGGGCGGGGAATCGACGCGGTAA